One genomic window of Etheostoma spectabile isolate EspeVRDwgs_2016 chromosome 7, UIUC_Espe_1.0, whole genome shotgun sequence includes the following:
- the dnajc22 gene encoding dnaJ homolog subfamily C member 22, producing the protein MVKSVMVAYALWAAGGPLGLHHLYLGRDSHALLWMLTLGGFGFGWVREVIRIPAYVGQANQNVEKEKKTPPTMVPPVSPVRFAGQVCVGIYFGIVALIGLNSLSFFYLIVLPLCVGAGVHLVSCIGQQTSDLQKTLTTCLVTSPIFYGSALSPLPISLAASVTAAQYRRVKPPQTPGSTQELGSRLYRLGLAWLAFSAPLGYAIFHNTTATLYYLSDCVAALLDMFWFLPWLRNVFEYILLIPYRLLCVLTGGGYYEDTWRKVLEILLKEYTEREKEALQVLSLEVEASLEDITRSYRELAKTWHPDHNPSKDAEAMFMKIHEAYQVLLRRHKPHRFT; encoded by the exons ATGGTAAAAAGTGTCATGGTAGCTTATGCCCTGTGGGCAGCAGGTGGACCTTTGGGCCTTCACCATTTATATTTAGGAAGAGACAGCCATGCTCTGTTATGGATGCTAACCCTGGGAGGATTTGGCTTTGGCTGGGTCAGAGAGGTTATACGTATTCCTGCATATGTTGGTCAGGCCAATCAAAAtgtagagaaagagaaaaaaacacctcCCACCATGGTTCCACCTGTAAGCCCTGTCAGATTTGCTGGACAGGTGTGTGTTGGAATCTACTTTGGGATAGTGGCTCTGATTGGACTGAACTCCCTCAGTTTCTTCTACTTGATCGTCCTGCCTTTATGTGTGGGTGCAGGGGTACACCTGGTGTCCTGTATTGGCCAGCAGACATCTGATCTCCAAAAAACCTTGACTACTTGTCTCGTAACCTCCCCAATATTTTATGGTAGTGCCTTATCACCTCTTCCTATAAGCCTGGCTGCCAGTGTCACTGCTGCACAGTACCGCAGGGTCAAACCTCCACAGACACCTGGGAGCACACAGGAACTAG GTTCACGGCTTTACAGACTCGGTCTAGCCTGGCTGGCCTTCTCTGCTCCACTGGGTTACGCTATTTTCCATAACACCACAGCCACACTGTACTACCTGTCTGACTGTGTAGCAGCGCTGCTGGACATGTTCTGGTTTCTGCCTTGGCTCAGAAATGTCTTTGAGTACATTCTTTTAATTCCATATCGACTGTTGTGTGTTCTTACTGGAGGGGGGTACTATGAAGACACTTGGAGGAAGGTGCTGGAGATACTGCTCAAAGAGTacactgagagagaaaaagaggcacTGCAG GTACTGTCATTGGAAGTAGAGGCATCTCTAGAAGACATAACTCGCAGCTATCGGGAGCTGGCCAAGACATGGCATCCAGACCACAACCCCAGCAAGGATGCTGAGGCCATGTTTATGAAGATCCATGAGGCTTATCAGGTCCTTCTACGACGGCACAAACCTCATCGATTCACATAG